The Mucilaginibacter mallensis genome has a segment encoding these proteins:
- the tyrS gene encoding tyrosine--tRNA ligase, translated as MNFVEELRWRGMLHDIMPGTEELLNKGMASGYIGFDPTADSLHVGSLAQIMTLIHFQRSGHKPYALVGGATGMVGDPSGKSAERNLLSEDTLQHNLNGIQKQLEKFLDFNSAANSAEMVNNYDWFKEFSFLNFIRDVGKHITVNYMMAKDSVKNRISGDTGMSFTEFTYQLVQGYDFYYLWKNKNCVLQMGGSDQWGNIVTGTELIRRKDAGEAYALTTQLIKKSDGTKFGKTEGGNIWLDPEKTSPYKFYQFWLNTSDADAKTYIRIFTLFDQDTIIALETEQDAAPHLRTLQKALAKDITIRVHGEAEYEKAIKSSEFLFGNTGIEFLNELNDAEVIGLFEGVPNFTIAKSELIEGINATELLAGKTAVFASKGEAKKMIQGGGVAINKQKIGTADDVYQADALINGKFLVAQKGKKNYFLIIAE; from the coding sequence TGCTGCATGATATTATGCCCGGCACCGAAGAACTGTTAAATAAAGGAATGGCATCAGGTTATATAGGGTTCGACCCAACTGCCGATTCACTGCATGTGGGTAGTTTGGCCCAGATCATGACCTTGATCCACTTTCAACGCTCGGGGCATAAACCATATGCGCTGGTAGGTGGTGCCACAGGTATGGTGGGTGATCCATCGGGTAAATCTGCCGAGCGTAATTTATTATCTGAAGATACATTACAACATAACCTAAATGGTATACAAAAGCAACTGGAGAAGTTTTTAGACTTTAACAGCGCCGCCAATAGCGCCGAAATGGTGAATAATTATGATTGGTTCAAAGAATTTTCGTTCCTGAATTTTATACGTGATGTAGGTAAGCATATTACGGTTAATTATATGATGGCCAAGGATTCGGTGAAGAACCGCATCAGTGGTGATACCGGCATGTCGTTCACGGAATTTACTTACCAATTGGTGCAAGGTTATGATTTTTACTATTTGTGGAAGAATAAGAATTGCGTTCTGCAAATGGGCGGCAGTGATCAGTGGGGTAATATTGTTACCGGTACTGAACTGATCCGCCGTAAAGATGCAGGTGAAGCCTATGCTTTAACTACACAGTTAATTAAAAAGTCGGATGGTACCAAATTCGGTAAAACCGAAGGCGGGAATATCTGGCTCGACCCGGAGAAAACATCGCCATATAAATTTTACCAATTTTGGCTAAATACTAGCGATGCTGATGCTAAGACTTATATCAGGATATTTACCCTGTTTGATCAGGATACTATTATTGCCCTTGAAACTGAACAGGATGCCGCACCGCATTTACGTACTTTACAAAAGGCATTGGCTAAAGATATTACCATAAGGGTGCATGGCGAGGCTGAGTATGAAAAAGCGATAAAATCATCAGAGTTTTTATTCGGTAATACAGGGATTGAGTTTTTGAACGAATTGAATGATGCTGAGGTGATCGGTTTGTTTGAAGGTGTACCTAATTTTACTATCGCAAAAAGCGAATTGATAGAAGGTATAAATGCAACTGAACTATTGGCCGGGAAAACTGCTGTATTTGCATCAAAGGGCGAAGCTAAAAAGATGATACAGGGCGGCGGCGTTGCTATCAATAAGCAAAAAATAGGTACGGCAGATGATGTTTACCAGGCAGATGCA